In Natronocella acetinitrilica, a single window of DNA contains:
- a CDS encoding GFA family protein, whose product MKGSCLCGAIEVSAGEHARIDVCHCNMCRRWGGGPMLAVHCGPEVTFTGTQQPASYRSSDWAERGFCPTCGTHLFYHLLPANEYILPAGLFEPGSGFVMNSQIFIDQKPGYYDFANQTPTMTGEQVFAQFTKGDDQ is encoded by the coding sequence ATGAAGGGTTCCTGTCTTTGCGGGGCAATTGAAGTTTCGGCGGGGGAGCATGCCAGGATCGATGTCTGCCACTGCAACATGTGCAGGCGGTGGGGAGGCGGCCCCATGCTCGCGGTGCACTGCGGCCCGGAGGTCACGTTCACCGGCACGCAGCAGCCAGCCAGCTATCGGTCGTCGGATTGGGCGGAGCGGGGGTTCTGCCCAACCTGCGGAACCCACCTCTTCTATCACTTGCTACCGGCCAACGAGTACATACTACCCGCCGGCCTTTTCGAGCCCGGTTCCGGTTTCGTCATGAACAGCCAGATCTTTATCGACCAGAAGCCGGGCTATTACGATTTCGCGAATCAGACGCCAACCATGACCGGCGAGCAGGTCTTCGCGCAGTTCACCAAAGGCGATGACCAGTAG
- a CDS encoding AAC(3)-I family aminoglycoside N-acetyltransferase, whose protein sequence is MPVDIRHLTPDDIGLMHALLTMFGEVFNEPHTYIEQRPGDDYLRQLLGSGTFIALVAMDGSAVVGGLAAYELRKFEQARSEIYIYDLAVSARYRRRGIATALIEALKAVAAKRGAYVIFVQADTGVEDEPSIALYSKLGRREEVLHFDIPINPGEADKQGGHT, encoded by the coding sequence ATGCCTGTGGACATTCGCCACCTGACGCCAGACGATATTGGTTTGATGCACGCGCTGCTGACGATGTTTGGCGAGGTGTTCAACGAGCCGCACACCTACATCGAGCAGCGGCCGGGCGATGACTACCTGCGGCAGTTGCTCGGCAGCGGCACCTTCATTGCACTGGTGGCGATGGACGGCAGCGCGGTTGTTGGCGGGCTTGCGGCCTACGAACTCAGGAAGTTTGAGCAGGCGCGCAGCGAAATCTATATTTATGATCTCGCAGTATCAGCCCGCTATCGCCGACGGGGAATCGCCACTGCGCTGATTGAAGCGCTGAAGGCAGTTGCCGCCAAGCGTGGGGCCTACGTGATCTTCGTTCAGGCCGACACCGGCGTTGAGGACGAGCCCTCCATCGCCCTCTACAGCAAGCTTGGAAGACGCGAAGAGGTTCTGCACTTCGACATCCCGATCAACCCTGGTGAAGCTGACAAGCAAGGAGGTCACACATGA
- the ahpC gene encoding alkyl hydroperoxide reductase subunit C — translation MASYINTEVKPFTATAYHNGEFIQVSSDDLKGKWSVMFFYPADFTFVCPTELGDLADHYDEFQKRGVEIYSVSTDTHFTHKAWHDSSETINKIQYPMIADPSGNITRDFDVMIEEAGLADRGTFVIDPDGKIQIVEINSGGIGRDAAELLRKIKAAQYIRANPNEVCPAKWEEGEETLAPSLDLVGKI, via the coding sequence ATGGCCAGCTACATCAATACCGAGGTCAAGCCGTTCACTGCCACCGCCTACCATAATGGTGAGTTCATTCAGGTTTCCAGCGACGACCTGAAGGGCAAGTGGTCGGTCATGTTCTTCTACCCGGCGGATTTCACCTTTGTCTGCCCGACGGAATTGGGTGATCTGGCGGATCACTACGACGAATTTCAGAAGCGGGGCGTGGAGATCTACTCCGTGTCCACCGACACCCACTTCACCCACAAGGCGTGGCACGACTCCTCGGAGACGATCAACAAGATCCAGTACCCGATGATCGCCGACCCCTCCGGCAACATCACCCGCGACTTCGACGTGATGATCGAAGAAGCCGGCCTCGCCGATCGCGGCACTTTTGTTATCGATCCGGACGGCAAGATCCAGATCGTCGAGATCAACTCCGGCGGCATCGGCCGTGACGCTGCGGAACTGCTGCGCAAGATCAAGGCAGCCCAGTACATCCGTGCGAACCCCAACGAAGTCTGCCCCGCCAAGTGGGAAGAAGGCGAGGAAACCCTGGCGCCGTCGCTGGACCTGGTCGGCAAGATCTAG
- a CDS encoding SDR family NAD(P)-dependent oxidoreductase — MLLSNKNAVIYGAGGAIGRVVAHAFAREGAVIFLAGRTLSKLDGVAEEISAAGGMAETAVVDALEKQVIEAHAAAIVGKVGRIDISFNAISMDDVQGIPLAEMSQEDFVRPIDIAVRSQFLTATAAARHMARQGRGVILILTATPARLAIPHCGGFGVACAALEALSRQLAAEVGPNGVRVVCLRSAGSPESISETMDVHAAAGNIARDDFIASLAEMTVLKRLPALAEVGDVAALVASDYASPMTGTVANMTCGAIVD; from the coding sequence ATGCTACTCAGCAACAAGAACGCCGTGATTTACGGGGCCGGCGGCGCGATTGGCCGCGTGGTTGCTCATGCGTTTGCCCGGGAAGGGGCAGTAATCTTTCTTGCCGGCCGTACCCTCTCGAAACTCGATGGCGTCGCGGAGGAGATTTCAGCTGCGGGCGGCATGGCCGAGACTGCGGTTGTCGATGCACTGGAGAAACAGGTCATAGAAGCCCACGCCGCCGCCATTGTCGGCAAGGTGGGACGCATTGATATCTCTTTCAACGCCATCAGCATGGACGACGTCCAGGGCATCCCGCTCGCCGAGATGTCGCAGGAAGATTTCGTCCGCCCGATCGATATTGCCGTGCGGTCGCAGTTCCTGACAGCCACCGCCGCGGCCCGGCATATGGCCAGGCAGGGGCGCGGCGTGATACTGATACTCACAGCGACACCTGCGCGCCTGGCCATTCCACATTGCGGCGGTTTCGGCGTGGCATGCGCGGCGTTGGAAGCATTGAGCCGACAACTTGCCGCCGAGGTCGGCCCCAACGGCGTGCGGGTGGTATGCCTGCGTTCGGCCGGCTCACCGGAATCGATCTCCGAGACGATGGATGTTCACGCTGCCGCTGGCAACATAGCGCGTGATGACTTCATCGCCTCGCTCGCGGAGATGACCGTGCTGAAGCGCTTACCCGCCCTGGCCGAGGTCGGCGACGTCGCAGCTCTCGTCGCATCAGACTATGCAAGCCCGATGACCGGGACAGTCGCAAACATGACCTGCGGCGCGATCGTAGACTAG
- a CDS encoding YdeI/OmpD-associated family protein, which yields MPEFVKRALLDKGLMGAYDERPPYQRDDYLLWINDAKRQATKQRRLRQMLDELETGGVYMNMKHPTSRKR from the coding sequence ATGCCCGAGTTCGTAAAGCGTGCGTTGCTTGACAAGGGGCTCATGGGTGCCTACGACGAAAGGCCGCCGTATCAGAGGGATGACTACCTGCTCTGGATTAATGATGCAAAGAGGCAAGCGACCAAGCAAAGACGGTTGCGTCAGATGCTCGACGAGCTTGAAACCGGTGGTGTCTACATGAACATGAAGCATCCGACCTCAAGGAAAAGATAG
- a CDS encoding VOC family protein, producing the protein MTTTARNTVCLWYDGAAEEAAHFYAETFPESSVGAIYRAPGDYPAGTKGDVLTVEFVVLGIPCLGLNGGSAFTHSEAFSFQVATASQEETDRYWNAIVGNGGEESVCGWCKDKWGLSWQITPIALTKAISDPDPAAAKRAFDAMMQMRKIDIAAIEAAVRG; encoded by the coding sequence ATGACAACGACTGCAAGGAATACCGTCTGCCTGTGGTACGACGGCGCCGCCGAGGAGGCAGCTCACTTCTACGCCGAGACCTTTCCGGAATCGTCAGTTGGCGCAATCTACCGCGCGCCCGGAGACTACCCCGCCGGCACCAAGGGGGATGTGCTCACCGTGGAGTTCGTGGTCCTGGGCATCCCGTGCCTTGGGCTCAATGGTGGGTCCGCGTTCACCCACAGCGAGGCTTTCTCGTTCCAGGTGGCCACGGCCAGCCAGGAAGAGACGGATCGCTACTGGAACGCGATTGTCGGCAACGGCGGCGAGGAGAGTGTGTGCGGCTGGTGCAAGGACAAGTGGGGGTTGTCCTGGCAGATCACGCCGATTGCCCTAACGAAAGCCATCTCCGACCCTGACCCGGCTGCAGCAAAGCGCGCATTTGATGCCATGATGCAGATGAGAAAGATCGACATTGCCGCAATCGAGGCGGCCGTCCGCGGATGA
- a CDS encoding sensor domain-containing diguanylate cyclase produces MKEISVNRDPVELRKMLDYLGVAAFVIDVVSADEFRLAANNARHEKLTGMKLDEVAGRSLTELLSPEMEARVKANYRRCVTSKAATDYQEALDLPIGRTFWQTSLVPFIDETGRVTRLLGTAYEISHQVHLELESRYQSTVMSAYLDESTDGILVVDADWRIKTWNRRFLEIWNIPEAIMDARDGEAALQAVAEQLEHPASFVQRIRELCASLGEKEDGVHIRMTDGRVLERYSRGLNGLEGDYWGRIWFYRDVTEMQRMTDKLLNMSQTDPLTGIANRRTLMDALEEEYRRARRYGHDLSVLMLDLDHFKKINDSYGHAAGDAVLKEFASIVMPEIRASDCFARMGGEEFAILLPESSLHSARLLADRLRSIVETLACDSPQGLIGVTVSIGVSVLRNTDTSPEHLVGRADRCLYAAKAEGRNRVRPRGDIEDCENVAPVPVGGSNSLEA; encoded by the coding sequence ATGAAAGAAATCAGTGTCAATCGCGACCCCGTCGAACTGCGCAAGATGCTGGATTATCTTGGGGTTGCGGCTTTCGTGATTGATGTCGTGTCCGCCGACGAATTCCGTCTTGCCGCGAACAATGCCCGCCACGAAAAGCTGACCGGAATGAAGCTTGACGAGGTTGCCGGGCGCAGTTTGACGGAACTCCTCTCGCCCGAGATGGAAGCCAGGGTCAAAGCGAATTACCGTCGCTGCGTCACCAGCAAGGCTGCCACTGACTACCAGGAAGCACTGGATCTGCCAATTGGCCGAACATTCTGGCAAACCAGTCTCGTGCCCTTTATTGATGAGACTGGCCGGGTCACCCGCCTGCTGGGTACGGCCTACGAGATCAGCCACCAAGTGCATCTTGAACTGGAGTCCCGCTACCAATCGACCGTTATGAGCGCCTATCTGGACGAATCAACAGACGGCATTCTGGTCGTGGATGCCGATTGGCGGATCAAGACGTGGAATCGCCGTTTCCTGGAGATATGGAATATTCCCGAGGCAATCATGGATGCGCGGGACGGCGAGGCCGCGCTGCAGGCAGTGGCTGAGCAACTGGAGCATCCCGCCAGTTTTGTGCAGAGGATCAGAGAGCTTTGTGCCTCTCTGGGCGAAAAGGAAGATGGGGTCCATATCAGGATGACGGATGGCCGCGTGCTGGAGCGTTATTCACGGGGTCTGAATGGGCTGGAGGGAGACTACTGGGGGCGCATCTGGTTCTACCGTGATGTCACCGAGATGCAGCGCATGACCGATAAACTCCTGAACATGTCCCAGACGGATCCGCTCACGGGCATAGCCAACCGGCGGACGCTGATGGACGCCCTGGAGGAGGAGTACCGACGCGCGCGGCGCTATGGTCATGACCTCAGCGTGTTGATGCTTGATCTGGACCACTTCAAAAAGATCAACGATTCTTATGGTCACGCTGCCGGGGATGCCGTTCTCAAGGAATTCGCCAGCATCGTGATGCCGGAAATTCGAGCCAGTGACTGCTTTGCGCGGATGGGGGGCGAGGAGTTCGCCATACTGCTTCCCGAAAGCAGCCTGCACTCGGCCCGCCTTCTCGCCGACCGGCTTCGCAGCATCGTAGAGACCTTGGCCTGTGACAGCCCGCAAGGCCTGATCGGTGTTACCGTGAGTATCGGCGTATCGGTGCTACGCAATACTGACACGAGCCCGGAACATCTGGTCGGTCGCGCGGACCGGTGCCTTTACGCCGCCAAGGCCGAGGGCCGTAATCGTGTGCGTCCGAGGGGTGACATAGAAGACTGCGAAAACGTAGCGCCGGTTCCTGTCGGCGGTTCCAACTCCTTGGAAGCATGA
- a CDS encoding CBS domain-containing protein, whose product MSIGEHCTRDVVIVVGEESLRTAAQLMRQHHVGALVVIDERDGERFPVGVVTDRDLVVEVIAAEVDADTVAVRDLVTGPPTLAYDTDSLADVLQVMRQRAVRRLPVVNDAGMLVGIITVDDAIGIAAEMLADLSAVVDRQRIREAHQRP is encoded by the coding sequence ATGAGCATAGGCGAGCACTGCACCCGCGACGTTGTGATTGTTGTCGGTGAAGAGTCACTGCGGACGGCCGCCCAATTGATGCGCCAGCATCATGTCGGTGCCCTGGTGGTTATCGACGAGCGGGACGGGGAGCGCTTCCCGGTTGGCGTCGTCACCGATCGCGATCTCGTGGTCGAGGTGATCGCGGCCGAGGTCGATGCCGACACGGTGGCCGTGCGAGACCTCGTGACCGGGCCACCAACGCTGGCTTACGATACCGACAGCCTTGCCGATGTCCTCCAAGTGATGCGGCAGCGAGCCGTTCGTCGGCTACCGGTGGTCAACGACGCTGGAATGCTCGTCGGGATCATCACCGTCGACGACGCGATCGGAATTGCCGCCGAGATGCTTGCCGACCTCAGCGCCGTGGTCGATCGCCAGCGCATTAGGGAGGCTCACCAACGCCCTTAG
- a CDS encoding HigA family addiction module antitoxin — protein sequence MRKLDPVTPGEMLREEFLTPMGLSQYRLAKEIDVPAQRIGEIVAGKRTITADTDLRLCRFFGLSNGYWLRAQAAYDTEVAEEALSETLAKIRPWRELQSRPNHGG from the coding sequence ATGCGTAAACTGGACCCTGTAACTCCTGGGGAGATGCTGCGCGAGGAGTTCCTGACGCCGATGGGCCTGTCGCAGTACCGCCTCGCCAAGGAGATCGATGTGCCAGCCCAGCGCATCGGCGAAATCGTGGCGGGCAAGCGCACCATCACTGCCGATACCGATCTGCGTCTTTGCCGATTTTTCGGGCTATCCAATGGATACTGGCTGCGGGCTCAAGCTGCTTACGACACGGAGGTGGCCGAGGAAGCCCTCTCCGAAACCCTTGCCAAGATCAGGCCTTGGCGGGAGTTGCAGTCTCGTCCCAATCACGGAGGCTAA
- a CDS encoding GlxA family transcriptional regulator, which yields MNAESHPRKHVSLVVTPEVMLGTLAGLYDVFNCFGALDWFDPSLSRHPPFCVELVSARAAQLPIAGGLALSSTRPVDEVPKTDMIIIPSFMVPGGEWQTGRHPELVNWLERMHDQGAEMCSACSGTLLLAETGLLDGRTATMHWAYAETFRRNFPAVALKLDKVLVTEGERDQFVMSGAASSWHDLSLYLISRHLGSSVAQAVAKFFAFDCHTDGMAPYSVFVPPLNHGDAEIRQVQAWIAEYMACQHPVEEMIRQSRLPERSFKRRFRNATGYAPIRYVQELRINEAKRLLEQSHRGIDDIAHAVGYEDSAFFWRLFKRQVGVTPATHRRKFQLPHSR from the coding sequence ATGAACGCTGAATCGCATCCGCGTAAGCATGTCAGTCTGGTGGTGACGCCTGAAGTCATGCTCGGCACGCTTGCCGGCCTTTATGATGTGTTCAATTGCTTCGGGGCGCTCGACTGGTTCGATCCTTCCCTGAGTCGGCACCCGCCATTCTGTGTGGAACTGGTGTCCGCGCGCGCCGCGCAGCTGCCCATAGCGGGTGGATTGGCGCTGTCGAGCACTCGGCCGGTGGATGAAGTGCCCAAGACCGACATGATCATCATTCCATCGTTCATGGTGCCGGGCGGTGAGTGGCAAACGGGCCGACATCCTGAGCTGGTCAACTGGCTGGAGCGGATGCACGACCAAGGTGCCGAGATGTGCTCGGCCTGCTCAGGGACCCTGCTGCTGGCCGAGACGGGCTTGCTGGATGGCCGCACCGCCACCATGCACTGGGCCTATGCGGAGACGTTCCGACGGAACTTCCCCGCCGTCGCCCTCAAGCTGGACAAGGTGCTGGTCACGGAAGGCGAGCGCGATCAGTTCGTTATGTCCGGCGCCGCGTCGTCCTGGCACGATCTGAGCCTATACCTGATCAGCCGTCATCTGGGCTCGTCGGTGGCCCAGGCCGTGGCCAAGTTTTTCGCCTTCGATTGCCACACCGATGGCATGGCGCCCTACAGCGTCTTTGTTCCGCCACTGAATCATGGCGATGCGGAGATTCGACAGGTTCAGGCATGGATTGCCGAGTACATGGCCTGCCAGCACCCCGTTGAGGAAATGATCCGGCAATCCAGACTTCCCGAGCGAAGCTTCAAGCGGCGGTTTCGCAACGCAACCGGTTACGCGCCGATCCGTTACGTGCAGGAACTGCGCATCAACGAGGCCAAACGGCTACTCGAGCAGAGCCATCGAGGAATCGACGACATCGCCCACGCGGTGGGCTACGAAGACTCCGCCTTCTTCTGGCGTTTGTTCAAGCGACAGGTTGGCGTAACGCCTGCGACGCATCGGCGCAAGTTCCAACTGCCGCACAGTCGATGA
- a CDS encoding DUF2200 family protein, protein MAGVERQAYGNRSKDEVDQIIRWLTGYSQAGLEQQVERQVDFGWCRHCQPCSRRRFWSGWLAALRFVSDATAVELITSN, encoded by the coding sequence ATGGCGGGCGTTGAGAGGCAAGCCTATGGAAATCGGTCAAAGGATGAGGTTGACCAGATCATCCGCTGGCTAACGGGCTATAGCCAGGCGGGCCTGGAGCAGCAAGTCGAAAGGCAGGTCGATTTTGGTTGGTGCCGGCATTGTCAACCCTGTTCCCGGCGGCGCTTCTGGTCTGGCTGGCTCGCTGCTTTGCGATTCGTTTCTGACGCGACTGCAGTGGAACTCATAACATCAAACTGA
- a CDS encoding type II toxin-antitoxin system RelE/ParE family toxin yields MILSFRCADTEALADGRRVKRFVSIESVARRKLRQLQIAGRLEDLRVPPGNRLEALKGDRAGQHSIRVNGQFRVCFRWTTAGAEDVEIVDYH; encoded by the coding sequence ATGATTTTATCGTTCAGGTGTGCGGACACGGAGGCCCTTGCAGACGGCCGGCGCGTCAAGCGCTTCGTGAGCATCGAGTCAGTCGCGCGTCGCAAGCTTCGCCAGTTGCAGATTGCCGGTCGGCTCGAAGACCTCCGCGTTCCGCCTGGCAACCGGCTCGAAGCGCTCAAGGGCGATCGGGCCGGGCAACACAGTATCCGCGTGAACGGACAATTCCGCGTTTGTTTTCGCTGGACGACGGCGGGCGCCGAGGATGTGGAGATCGTGGATTACCACTGA
- a CDS encoding class II histone deacetylase — protein sequence MSVGIVWDERYAWHDAGRASNSPWAEPYPAFDRPESKRRLFALVEASGLMDHLVRIPARAASEAELGYFHTPDYIERIRALSEAGGGDAGEAAVFGPNGFDIARLAVGGCLEATSAVLSGRLDKAYALVRPCGHHAEPGRGRGFCLFGNTVIAIHHAQAVHGVKRIAVIDWDVHHGNGTQDAFYDSPDVLTISVHQDRYYPVDSGGSEEKGEGSGHGFNINVPLPPGSGHGAYVAAFERIVIPAIDQFAPELIIIACGFDAGMSDPLGRMLCYSETYREMTRQITALASKHCDGRVLICHEGGYSPTYVPFCGLAVLEELVAHRTAVDDPLAAWYARVGGQALQHHQETLIDAIAKGVQRSR from the coding sequence ATGAGTGTCGGAATCGTCTGGGATGAACGCTATGCCTGGCACGACGCAGGCCGGGCCTCCAACTCACCGTGGGCCGAACCCTATCCCGCCTTCGATCGCCCGGAAAGCAAGCGGCGACTGTTCGCGCTGGTCGAGGCCAGTGGCCTGATGGACCACCTGGTTCGCATACCGGCCCGAGCGGCCAGTGAAGCGGAACTGGGCTACTTCCATACCCCGGACTACATCGAGCGGATTCGAGCCCTGAGCGAAGCCGGGGGCGGAGACGCCGGAGAGGCCGCGGTGTTCGGCCCCAATGGCTTCGATATCGCCCGCCTGGCGGTGGGCGGCTGTCTGGAGGCGACCAGTGCCGTGCTCAGTGGCCGCTTGGACAAGGCCTACGCCCTGGTGCGCCCCTGCGGCCATCATGCGGAGCCGGGCCGTGGGCGTGGGTTCTGCCTGTTCGGTAATACCGTCATTGCCATCCACCATGCCCAGGCCGTGCACGGGGTCAAGCGGATCGCCGTCATCGACTGGGATGTTCATCACGGCAACGGCACGCAGGACGCCTTCTATGATTCACCGGACGTGCTGACCATCTCCGTGCATCAGGACCGCTATTACCCCGTCGACAGTGGCGGAAGCGAAGAAAAGGGGGAAGGCTCCGGACATGGTTTCAACATCAATGTGCCACTGCCGCCCGGCAGCGGACACGGGGCCTATGTCGCCGCCTTCGAGCGCATCGTCATTCCAGCCATCGATCAGTTCGCGCCGGAGCTGATCATCATCGCCTGCGGCTTCGACGCCGGGATGAGCGACCCGCTTGGCCGCATGCTCTGCTACAGCGAGACCTACCGCGAAATGACGCGCCAGATCACCGCACTGGCCTCGAAGCACTGCGATGGCCGCGTGTTGATCTGCCATGAAGGCGGCTACTCGCCCACCTATGTACCCTTCTGCGGGCTGGCCGTGCTGGAAGAACTGGTAGCGCATCGCACGGCGGTGGATGACCCCCTGGCCGCCTGGTATGCCCGCGTCGGCGGACAAGCGTTACAGCACCATCAAGAAACGCTGATTGATGCCATTGCGAAGGGCGTCCAGCGCAGCCGATAA
- the ahpF gene encoding alkyl hydroperoxide reductase subunit F, with amino-acid sequence MLDANIKKQLDGYLTHIAHPIELSVSPGETDKGRELLGLAEEITSLSDHIGVKQVSGDRSPNMGVAQRGETPRVHFAGIPMGHEFTSLVLALLQTGGHPSKADPALLDQIRELDGDYEFETFISLSCQNCPDVVQALNLMATLNPRIRHTMIDGGLFQDEVEAREVMGVPAVFLNGKPFGNGRMSLAEIVSKLDDGAAARQAEKLKEKAPYDVLIVGGGPAGAAAAIYAARKGIRTGLISENFGGQVSDTMGIENMISMPYTEGPKLVAQMEQHVKEYDVEIITDQRAVGIREGGYVELDLASEATLRSRSVILATGARWRELSVPGEQEYRNKGVAYCPHCDGPFYKGKRVAVIGGGNSGIEAAIDLAGIVEHVTVLEFADSLKADDVLQRKAESLSNIDIICNAQTTEVVGDGKRVTGLHYTHRATGESHLLEVAGIFVQIGLIPNSEWLRDSDIKLSRFGEIEIDERGATSIPGVFAAGDVTTEPYKQIVIAMGAGSTAALSAFDHLIRTPDPAEEKVDTREAAEQAA; translated from the coding sequence ATGCTTGATGCAAACATCAAAAAGCAGTTGGACGGCTATCTCACGCACATCGCACACCCCATCGAACTGAGTGTGTCGCCAGGTGAGACTGACAAGGGCCGGGAGTTGTTGGGCCTGGCCGAGGAAATCACGAGCCTGTCGGATCACATCGGCGTGAAGCAGGTGAGCGGCGATCGTTCGCCGAACATGGGCGTTGCGCAGCGCGGCGAAACGCCGCGGGTCCACTTTGCCGGCATCCCCATGGGCCACGAGTTCACCTCGCTGGTGCTCGCCCTGCTGCAGACGGGAGGCCACCCCTCCAAGGCCGATCCGGCGCTGCTGGACCAGATCCGCGAGCTTGACGGCGACTACGAGTTCGAGACCTTTATCTCGCTGTCCTGCCAGAACTGCCCGGATGTGGTGCAGGCGCTGAACCTGATGGCCACGCTGAACCCGCGCATCCGCCACACCATGATCGACGGCGGCCTGTTTCAGGACGAAGTGGAAGCCCGCGAGGTCATGGGCGTTCCGGCGGTCTTTCTGAACGGAAAGCCCTTTGGCAACGGGCGCATGAGCCTGGCTGAGATCGTCAGCAAGCTGGACGATGGCGCCGCCGCGCGTCAGGCCGAGAAGCTGAAGGAGAAGGCTCCCTACGACGTGCTCATCGTCGGTGGCGGCCCGGCCGGTGCGGCCGCAGCCATCTATGCGGCACGCAAGGGCATTCGCACGGGCCTGATATCCGAGAACTTCGGCGGCCAGGTGTCCGACACCATGGGCATCGAGAACATGATCTCGATGCCCTACACGGAAGGGCCAAAGCTGGTCGCGCAGATGGAGCAGCACGTCAAGGAATACGACGTGGAGATCATCACCGATCAGCGGGCGGTCGGCATCCGCGAAGGCGGCTATGTCGAGCTGGATCTGGCCAGCGAGGCCACGCTGCGCAGCCGCTCTGTCATTCTGGCCACCGGTGCCCGCTGGCGTGAGCTGTCGGTGCCCGGCGAACAGGAGTATCGCAACAAGGGCGTGGCCTACTGTCCACACTGTGATGGCCCGTTCTACAAGGGCAAGCGGGTGGCGGTGATCGGCGGCGGCAACTCCGGCATCGAGGCCGCCATCGACCTCGCAGGTATTGTCGAGCACGTCACCGTGCTGGAGTTTGCCGACTCTCTCAAGGCGGATGACGTCCTGCAGCGCAAGGCTGAGTCACTGTCCAACATCGACATCATCTGCAACGCCCAGACGACGGAAGTGGTGGGCGACGGCAAACGGGTCACCGGGCTGCATTACACGCACCGGGCCACCGGCGAGTCACACCTGCTGGAAGTGGCCGGTATTTTCGTGCAGATCGGCCTGATCCCCAACTCGGAATGGCTGCGTGACAGCGACATCAAGCTGAGCCGCTTCGGTGAGATCGAAATCGACGAGCGCGGCGCCACGTCAATCCCGGGTGTGTTCGCCGCCGGTGACGTGACCACCGAGCCGTACAAGCAGATCGTCATCGCCATGGGTGCCGGTTCCACCGCCGCGCTCAGCGCCTTCGATCACCTGATCCGGACGCCCGACCCGGCCGAGGAGAAGGTCGACACCAGAGAGGCCGCCGAGCAGGCAGCCTGA
- a CDS encoding alpha/beta fold hydrolase, with protein sequence MQHITSPDGTRVSYDVYGAGPPLVLVHGSFNDHRTNWEFVKPFFEKQFTVYALARRGGTDATKGHTVEDESRDVSALIDSIEEPVFLLGHSYGAQVALGAAANILDRVRKLVLYEPPWPSTIRSDTLARLEELAQVGNWNELPATLFQETFSIPMQELEELRATEHWPLIVADAEASLEQLRALSRYIFSAERFHGLHVPVLLQVGTESPRDKFVTDTLAAVLPDARVEASPGQAHEGITMAPEQYAASVFRFLAPLKA encoded by the coding sequence ATGCAGCACATTACCTCACCAGACGGTACGCGCGTTTCGTACGACGTATATGGCGCCGGGCCGCCCTTGGTGCTTGTGCATGGCAGCTTCAATGATCACAGAACGAACTGGGAGTTCGTAAAGCCATTCTTCGAGAAGCAGTTCACCGTGTACGCTCTCGCCCGCCGTGGCGGGACGGACGCGACCAAAGGCCATACTGTGGAAGACGAAAGCCGCGATGTCAGTGCGCTGATCGATTCGATCGAAGAACCTGTCTTCCTCCTTGGCCACTCCTATGGCGCGCAGGTCGCGCTCGGCGCGGCGGCCAACATTCTGGACCGCGTTCGCAAGTTGGTCCTTTACGAGCCTCCATGGCCAAGCACTATCCGCAGCGACACGCTTGCGCGGCTTGAGGAGCTGGCACAGGTAGGAAACTGGAATGAACTGCCAGCGACACTCTTCCAAGAAACATTCTCTATCCCAATGCAGGAACTGGAAGAGCTACGCGCCACTGAGCACTGGCCGCTTATCGTGGCTGATGCGGAGGCCTCTCTGGAACAGCTGCGCGCACTGAGCCGCTACATTTTCAGCGCCGAGCGATTTCACGGGCTTCACGTTCCGGTGTTGCTCCAGGTGGGTACCGAAAGTCCCCGCGATAAATTTGTCACCGATACCCTGGCAGCAGTCCTTCCTGATGCCAGAGTCGAAGCGTCACCCGGTCAAGCGCACGAGGGAATAACAATGGCACCAGAACAGTATGCCGCGTCGGTGTTTCGCTTCTTGGCCCCGTTGAAAGCATAA